A region of Spiribacter roseus DNA encodes the following proteins:
- a CDS encoding bifunctional GNAT family N-acetyltransferase/carbon-nitrogen hydrolase family protein, whose product MSEQDTTTEEHHLRLRHLRPSDYPDIKHIMDAVYPDLGGAWTRKQFSAQISRFAEGQICIEDNGRVVAGAISMIVDYDRYGDRHKYDDIIGNGYLTNHDPNGDVLYGVDIFVDPEYRGIRLGRRLYDARKELCRSLNLRAIVAGGRMPGYREHAEAMKPEEYIDRVRRRELYDPILSFQFANDFHVRRVITAYLPEDQDSGAFATLLQWDNIFYENERTSLIGGRKSTVRVGTVQWQMRRVTNFEDLMSNIEFFVDAMAGYNCDFILFPELFNAPLLAQFNQEDPAEAMRGLAQYTTEIADAMSRMAVSYNINIIAGSMPVYEDNALYNVAYLCRRDGTMDTHFKLHATPDERFYWGVQGGDALKAFDTDVGRIGILVCYDVEFPEACRLLADQGMEILFVPFWTDTKNAYLRVRRCAQARAIENECYVAITGSVGNLPRVENIEIQYSQAAVFSPSDFAFPHDGIVSESTPNTEMTLVVDLDMDKLTQLRAEGSVQNARDRRLDLYRVQWLDD is encoded by the coding sequence ATGAGTGAACAGGATACGACCACCGAAGAACACCACCTGCGGCTGCGTCATCTGCGGCCGTCGGATTATCCCGACATCAAGCACATCATGGACGCCGTCTACCCCGACCTGGGCGGCGCCTGGACGCGCAAGCAGTTCTCCGCGCAGATCAGCCGCTTCGCCGAAGGCCAGATCTGTATCGAGGATAACGGCCGTGTGGTGGCCGGCGCCATCTCCATGATCGTCGATTACGACCGCTATGGCGACCGCCACAAATACGACGACATCATCGGCAACGGCTACCTGACCAATCACGATCCCAACGGCGATGTGCTCTATGGCGTCGATATTTTCGTCGACCCCGAATACCGCGGCATCCGCCTGGGCCGGCGGCTTTATGATGCGCGCAAGGAGCTGTGCCGCAGCCTCAACCTGCGCGCCATCGTCGCCGGCGGACGCATGCCCGGCTATCGCGAACACGCCGAGGCCATGAAACCCGAGGAGTACATCGACCGGGTCCGGCGACGCGAACTCTACGATCCCATCCTGTCGTTCCAGTTCGCCAACGACTTCCATGTGCGTCGGGTGATCACCGCCTATCTGCCCGAGGATCAGGACTCGGGCGCGTTCGCCACGCTGCTGCAGTGGGACAACATTTTCTATGAAAACGAGCGCACCTCGCTGATCGGCGGGCGCAAGTCCACCGTGCGGGTGGGTACGGTCCAGTGGCAGATGCGCCGGGTGACCAACTTCGAGGACCTGATGTCGAACATCGAGTTCTTCGTCGACGCCATGGCCGGTTACAACTGCGACTTCATCCTCTTTCCGGAGCTGTTCAACGCCCCGCTGCTCGCGCAGTTCAACCAGGAAGACCCGGCTGAGGCGATGCGCGGGCTCGCCCAGTACACCACCGAGATCGCCGATGCCATGAGCCGCATGGCGGTGTCCTACAACATCAACATCATTGCCGGCTCGATGCCGGTGTACGAGGACAACGCCCTCTACAACGTCGCCTATCTGTGCCGCCGCGATGGCACCATGGACACCCATTTCAAGCTGCATGCCACCCCGGACGAGCGTTTCTACTGGGGTGTACAGGGCGGCGATGCGCTGAAGGCCTTCGACACCGACGTCGGTCGCATCGGTATCCTGGTCTGCTACGACGTCGAGTTCCCCGAGGCCTGCCGCCTGCTGGCCGACCAGGGCATGGAGATCCTGTTCGTGCCGTTCTGGACCGACACCAAGAACGCCTACCTGCGGGTGCGCCGCTGTGCCCAGGCGCGCGCCATCGAAAACGAGTGCTATGTGGCCATCACCGGCAGTGTCGGCAACCTGCCGCGGGTGGAGAACATCGAGATCCAGTACTCCCAGGCCGCGGTGTTCTCACCCTCGGACTTCGCCTTCCCCCACGACGGCATCGTCAGCGAATCGACGCCCAACACCGAAATGACCCTGGTGGTGGACCTCGATATGGACAAGCTCACCCAGCTCCGGGCCGAGGGCTCGGTCCAGAACGCCCGCGACCGGCGTCTGGACCTCTACCGCGTGCAGTGGCTCGACGACTGA
- a CDS encoding TraR/DksA family transcriptional regulator has protein sequence MTDELSHEQRQALREALENEQAALREEIRAEVLAADLHRSEEVADRVRDAGDESLVDLLADIEYADIDRHIAALRANEAALRAWHEGGYGRCVDCGEPIPFERLQALPSAARCIDCETRREQQAGGRPPRL, from the coding sequence ATGACTGACGAGCTTTCCCACGAACAGCGGCAGGCCCTTCGCGAGGCCCTTGAAAACGAGCAGGCGGCGCTGCGCGAGGAGATCCGCGCGGAGGTGCTGGCCGCCGACCTGCATCGCTCCGAGGAGGTGGCGGATCGCGTGCGCGATGCCGGCGACGAGTCGCTGGTGGATCTGCTCGCGGACATCGAGTATGCCGATATCGATCGTCACATCGCCGCGCTGCGAGCCAATGAGGCGGCCCTGCGGGCCTGGCATGAGGGGGGTTACGGGCGCTGTGTCGATTGCGGCGAGCCCATCCCCTTCGAGCGGCTGCAGGCCCTGCCGTCGGCGGCACGCTGCATTGACTGTGAGACCCGCCGCGAGCAGCAGGCAGGAGGCCGGCCGCCACGTCTCTAG
- a CDS encoding autotransporter assembly complex protein TamA yields MASVALAMMVVSAPGRAAVDLTLTGADGALADNLRAHVDTDVSLESDLAGRFYRDQVRESLRDGAEALGYYEARFDITLTASPEDWRLDVAVTPGPRVRVRNVEVRITGDGADDRVLAALSERLPLRAGEPLNHADYERSKRALINEALQRGYFDYRFTTAELAVNVDGGWAEAILVMDAGARYALGEVMFSPSPFRQRFLSRLVPFEPGTPYTAEAVADLNQRLLDSGYFTDAQVETRRDAGPPARIPVQADVVTRERNTVTTGAGYSTDEGPRLQLGYQRHYVNNRGHQLSSQLRVSTVRQSIDARYEIPLADPINDHLTLSTAWENADIEDTRSERYSVRLARRQTFTSGWTRTQSLRWLEERFTVGVDSGRSRLVLPGISFSRTRSRGGLDPDWGDQQRYSLEGASEALLSDVDIARLRLDNTWLRSVGEAHRFKLSAHLGGVATSDFEQTPTSLRFFAGGDQSVRGFAYRSLGPKDDNGDVIGGRYLTTGSGEYSYGLTDDWRLATFVDAGNAYRDPSAFDPAVGTGFGVRWTSPVGPLRLDLAWGVSREDVPFRLHFSIGPPF; encoded by the coding sequence ATGGCCAGCGTGGCGCTGGCGATGATGGTGGTCAGTGCCCCCGGGCGGGCGGCCGTGGATCTGACACTGACCGGCGCCGATGGGGCGCTGGCGGATAATCTGCGTGCCCACGTCGACACCGATGTCTCACTGGAGTCGGATCTGGCCGGGCGTTTCTACCGCGATCAGGTGCGCGAGTCATTGCGCGATGGCGCCGAGGCATTGGGCTATTACGAGGCGCGATTCGACATCACGTTGACCGCTTCGCCGGAGGACTGGCGACTGGACGTGGCCGTCACGCCGGGCCCGCGGGTCCGGGTGCGCAACGTCGAGGTGCGCATCACCGGCGATGGCGCCGATGACCGCGTCCTCGCGGCCCTGAGTGAGCGGCTGCCACTGCGTGCCGGTGAACCCCTCAATCATGCCGACTACGAGCGCAGTAAACGCGCCCTGATCAACGAGGCGCTGCAGCGGGGCTATTTCGACTACCGCTTCACCACCGCCGAACTGGCGGTGAACGTCGACGGGGGCTGGGCGGAGGCCATACTGGTGATGGACGCCGGGGCCCGTTATGCCCTGGGGGAGGTCATGTTCTCGCCGTCGCCGTTCCGCCAGCGCTTCCTGAGCCGGCTGGTCCCGTTCGAGCCGGGCACCCCCTACACCGCCGAGGCGGTGGCGGATCTCAATCAGCGCCTGCTCGACAGTGGCTACTTCACCGACGCCCAGGTCGAGACCCGGCGCGATGCCGGGCCGCCCGCCCGGATACCGGTGCAGGCCGATGTGGTGACCCGTGAACGCAACACCGTCACCACCGGCGCCGGCTACTCCACCGACGAGGGGCCGCGTCTGCAGCTGGGCTATCAGCGCCATTACGTCAATAACCGCGGCCATCAGCTGAGCAGTCAGCTGCGCGTCTCGACGGTGCGCCAGAGCATCGATGCCCGCTACGAGATTCCGCTGGCCGACCCCATCAACGACCATCTCACCCTGAGCACCGCCTGGGAGAACGCCGACATTGAGGACACCCGCAGCGAGCGCTACAGCGTGCGGCTGGCCCGGCGGCAGACATTCACCTCGGGCTGGACGCGCACGCAGTCGCTGCGCTGGCTTGAGGAGCGCTTCACGGTGGGCGTCGACAGCGGCCGCAGCCGATTGGTGCTGCCCGGGATCAGTTTCTCGCGCACTCGGTCGCGCGGTGGGCTCGATCCCGACTGGGGTGATCAGCAGCGCTACTCCCTTGAGGGGGCGAGCGAGGCACTGCTCTCGGATGTGGACATCGCCCGCCTGCGCCTGGACAACACCTGGCTGCGCAGTGTCGGCGAGGCCCACCGCTTCAAGCTCAGTGCCCATCTGGGCGGCGTCGCGACCAGCGACTTCGAGCAGACGCCCACCTCGCTGCGGTTTTTCGCCGGCGGTGATCAGAGCGTGCGCGGGTTCGCCTATCGCAGCCTGGGGCCGAAAGACGACAATGGTGACGTGATCGGCGGCCGTTACCTGACAACCGGCAGTGGTGAGTACAGCTATGGCCTGACCGATGACTGGCGGCTGGCCACCTTTGTGGACGCCGGCAATGCCTACCGCGACCCCAGCGCCTTCGACCCGGCGGTGGGGACCGGTTTTGGTGTGCGCTGGACGTCGCCGGTGGGGCCGCTGCGGCTCGACCTGGCCTGGGGCGTGAGTCGCGAGGACGTGCCGTTTCGCCTGCATTTCTCCATCGGGCCGCCGTTCTGA
- a CDS encoding translocation/assembly module TamB domain-containing protein has product MPGLRSLLITLMLAVPLAGAWLISTTEGARWLAARAQAFEPALALEITDGSLWHGLQARDLRWRDGDRGLAAEAVAIDWSPRCLLRGQVCVDALRVTGLRLDLPAGEAAAASSAPATDPLEALPRRLSLPTLESPVPVRLEQLRIDGLSVQRADRALAAGIDGLRLSAHVTGRQLDITALSVAGTAGRARLEARVDMGGDWPLEADWRVEPAAALTAGESLTLQGRGEGSLADLRLTGSVRGARTVEFSVGVAALEAPRRLEARIAAGDGVLNLRGRADERIELEGDLRAPSLAPFWPGLEGQLQGDFRVTGRLLQPSLSAALTATDLRVGDLALENARLSADWNGAEGGRARLEVTGLRQGTALRGSGQLTLSGQPDDHRIDLQFEGQSGALPVGLEARLIGGRSAGAREWTGRLQQASLTVDGRTGRLLGTPGLTVGPQRLRLDGHCWAWRSVRACSQPLQATPRSAQWRISLSAVPLALLQLQLPAGVSLPGSVNGTARLEWQADTGASARLTLVSPASRIELPQPDREQPLVLDYDRIVVDADLTPARAQLRLGLASPDIGQGGFAVQTDPGDASRPLTGRVWLDGVGLAPLAGALPQLRRAEGRVSARGELAGTLAAPRFRGTLRLRDGVLLPSALVEPLTAVDLSAEVAGETARLSGGFAAGDGEASLDGQLDWAGGTLEGAVNLVGEALDVQVGNLARLTVSPDIRLGVGAETLQLTGRIDVPRARIEPTGGSAGAIRPSPDAVRVDARGRPLAPADEAEAGRTLESDLRLRLGDSVRFAARGASGRLAGGLRLRQVGSEGAEAEGVLTLEEAGYEAYGQSLTVQRGRLVFSGPLTRPQLDIEAVRETPGITAGLRITGPADQPRVRLFSDPAMAQADILAVLLTGRPPGQASPGEEALLSRAALSLGVFGGGQLGESLASELGVEDFQIAADGQGEDAQVAVSGYLSPNLMVRYGVGVFEPTTTLSLRYYLTRQFYLEAVSGAESAFDVFYSFDYD; this is encoded by the coding sequence ATGCCGGGTCTGCGCAGTCTTCTCATCACTCTGATGCTGGCCGTGCCGCTGGCCGGTGCCTGGCTGATCAGCACCACCGAGGGCGCGCGCTGGCTGGCCGCCCGGGCCCAGGCGTTCGAGCCGGCACTCGCCCTCGAGATCACGGACGGCAGTCTCTGGCACGGCCTGCAGGCCAGGGATCTGCGCTGGCGCGATGGAGACCGCGGCCTGGCGGCGGAGGCCGTGGCGATCGACTGGTCGCCGCGCTGCCTGTTGCGCGGGCAGGTCTGCGTCGATGCGCTGCGCGTCACCGGTCTGCGGCTTGATCTGCCGGCCGGCGAGGCGGCCGCCGCGTCGTCAGCGCCGGCGACCGACCCGCTCGAGGCGTTGCCGCGCCGCCTGTCACTGCCCACCCTGGAATCCCCCGTGCCGGTGCGTCTGGAGCAGCTGCGCATCGACGGACTGAGTGTGCAGCGCGCCGACCGGGCGCTGGCGGCGGGCATCGACGGGCTGCGACTGAGCGCGCACGTGACGGGCCGGCAGCTGGACATCACCGCGCTGTCGGTGGCGGGAACGGCCGGCCGCGCCCGGCTGGAGGCCCGGGTCGACATGGGCGGCGACTGGCCGCTCGAGGCCGACTGGCGTGTTGAGCCGGCCGCCGCGCTGACGGCCGGCGAGTCGCTGACGCTGCAGGGCCGGGGTGAGGGGTCCCTGGCCGATCTGCGTCTCACCGGCTCGGTGAGGGGGGCACGGACCGTGGAGTTTTCCGTCGGCGTCGCAGCGCTTGAAGCCCCGCGACGGCTGGAGGCCCGCATCGCCGCTGGCGACGGCGTCCTCAATCTCCGGGGCCGGGCGGATGAGCGGATTGAGCTGGAGGGGGATCTGCGGGCGCCCTCGCTCGCGCCTTTCTGGCCGGGGCTCGAGGGGCAGCTGCAGGGCGATTTCCGGGTGACCGGCCGGCTGCTGCAACCGTCCCTGAGTGCGGCGCTGACCGCCACGGACCTTCGCGTGGGCGATCTGGCCCTTGAAAACGCCCGGCTCAGTGCCGACTGGAACGGCGCAGAGGGCGGGCGCGCCCGCCTCGAGGTCACCGGGCTGCGGCAGGGCACGGCACTGCGCGGCTCAGGTCAGCTCACGCTGAGCGGGCAACCCGATGATCACCGCATTGACCTGCAGTTCGAGGGCCAGTCCGGGGCGCTGCCGGTGGGGCTGGAGGCCCGACTGATCGGCGGACGCTCGGCGGGAGCGCGGGAGTGGACCGGTCGGCTGCAGCAGGCTTCGCTGACCGTCGACGGGCGGACCGGTCGCCTGCTGGGCACACCGGGACTGACGGTCGGGCCCCAGCGACTGCGCCTCGACGGCCACTGCTGGGCGTGGCGGTCGGTCCGCGCCTGCAGTCAGCCATTGCAGGCCACACCCCGCTCGGCGCAGTGGCGGATCAGCCTGTCCGCCGTGCCGCTGGCGCTGTTGCAGCTGCAGTTGCCGGCAGGGGTCAGCCTGCCCGGCTCGGTCAACGGCACCGCCCGCCTTGAATGGCAGGCCGATACCGGCGCCTCGGCGCGGCTGACACTGGTCAGCCCCGCAAGCCGGATCGAACTGCCCCAGCCTGATCGCGAGCAGCCGCTGGTGCTCGACTACGATCGGATTGTCGTGGACGCCGATCTGACGCCGGCGCGGGCGCAGCTGCGGCTGGGACTGGCCTCGCCTGACATCGGACAGGGCGGTTTTGCCGTGCAGACCGATCCGGGTGATGCCAGCCGTCCGCTGACCGGCCGGGTCTGGCTCGACGGGGTGGGGCTCGCCCCCCTCGCCGGGGCGCTGCCGCAGCTGCGGCGCGCCGAGGGCCGCGTCAGTGCCCGCGGCGAACTGGCGGGCACTCTGGCCGCGCCGCGGTTCCGCGGCACGCTGCGCCTGCGGGACGGGGTGCTGCTGCCCTCGGCCCTGGTCGAGCCATTGACGGCGGTTGATCTGAGCGCCGAGGTGGCCGGTGAAACCGCGCGCCTCAGTGGCGGGTTCGCGGCTGGCGACGGCGAGGCCAGTCTGGACGGTCAGCTGGACTGGGCCGGGGGCACCCTTGAAGGCGCGGTCAACCTTGTGGGCGAAGCGCTGGATGTGCAGGTCGGTAATCTGGCGCGGCTCACGGTCAGTCCGGATATCCGCCTGGGCGTGGGCGCCGAGACCCTGCAACTGACCGGTCGCATCGATGTGCCCCGCGCCCGGATCGAGCCCACCGGCGGGTCGGCGGGGGCGATCCGCCCCTCGCCGGATGCGGTGCGCGTCGATGCCCGGGGCCGGCCGCTGGCACCCGCGGATGAGGCGGAGGCCGGGCGCACGCTGGAAAGCGATCTGCGGCTGCGGTTGGGTGACTCGGTGCGGTTCGCCGCCCGCGGCGCCAGCGGTCGGCTGGCCGGCGGGCTGCGGCTGCGTCAGGTGGGCAGCGAGGGGGCCGAGGCCGAGGGGGTGCTGACCCTGGAGGAGGCCGGCTACGAGGCGTATGGCCAGTCATTGACGGTCCAGCGCGGCCGCCTGGTGTTCAGCGGTCCACTGACCCGGCCGCAGCTTGATATCGAGGCGGTGCGCGAGACCCCCGGGATTACCGCGGGACTGCGCATCACCGGCCCGGCCGATCAGCCCCGGGTGCGGCTGTTCTCGGATCCGGCCATGGCGCAGGCGGACATCCTCGCGGTGCTGCTCACCGGTCGGCCGCCGGGGCAGGCGAGCCCCGGCGAAGAGGCACTGCTGAGCCGGGCGGCGCTGTCACTGGGCGTGTTCGGTGGCGGGCAGCTGGGCGAGTCGCTGGCCAGCGAGCTGGGGGTGGAGGACTTCCAGATCGCCGCCGACGGCCAGGGCGAGGACGCCCAGGTGGCGGTCAGCGGTTATCTCTCCCCCAATCTGATGGTGCGCTATGGCGTCGGGGTGTTCGAACCCACGACCACGCTCAGCCTGCGCTACTACCTGACCCGCCAGTTCTACCTCGAGGCGGTCAGCGGTGCGGAAAGCGCCTTCGACGTATTCTATTCGTTCGACTACGACTGA
- a CDS encoding DEAD/DEAH box helicase: MEQNHLSDTAFESLGLHESLHTGLREAGFEQCMPIQAAALPIALEGRDVAGQAQTGTGKSAAFLLATMHWLMSRPVAADKKGPWAIILAPTRELALQIHKDAERLGWFTGMDFACIYGGTGYESQRKALERGTDVLIGTPGRIIDFFKQGVFSLDNIEVCVLDEADRMFDMGFIADIRYLLRRMPAPDQRLNMLFSATLSERVRELAYEHMNEPESVQIESDTITADRVRQTLYHVENNQKIGLLIGVLRQQAPTRTLLFVNTKRDADRVAAYLIGNDIKAAVISGDIPQNKREQLLEKFQGGDLPILVATDVAARGLHIPEVSHVINYDLPQDAEDYVHRIGRTARAGAAGDAISFACETYVYSLPDIERYIDQKIPAEMAPAELIVDDLKPAARMNNRRSGNSRRSGGNRRQSGSSAGGGDQS; this comes from the coding sequence ATGGAACAAAATCATCTCTCTGACACCGCTTTCGAGTCCCTCGGACTTCACGAATCCCTTCACACAGGCCTGCGCGAGGCCGGCTTCGAGCAGTGCATGCCGATCCAGGCCGCGGCCCTGCCCATCGCCCTCGAGGGCCGCGACGTGGCCGGCCAGGCCCAGACCGGCACCGGCAAGTCGGCGGCCTTTCTGCTGGCCACCATGCACTGGCTGATGTCGCGCCCGGTGGCCGCCGACAAGAAAGGCCCCTGGGCCATCATCCTGGCGCCCACCCGCGAGCTCGCCCTGCAGATTCACAAGGATGCCGAACGGCTCGGCTGGTTCACCGGCATGGACTTTGCCTGCATCTACGGCGGCACCGGCTACGAAAGCCAGCGCAAGGCCCTGGAGCGCGGCACCGACGTGCTGATCGGCACACCGGGGCGGATCATCGACTTTTTCAAGCAGGGGGTGTTCAGCCTCGACAATATCGAGGTCTGCGTGCTCGACGAGGCCGACCGCATGTTCGACATGGGCTTCATCGCCGACATCCGCTATCTGCTGCGGCGCATGCCGGCGCCGGACCAGCGCCTCAACATGCTGTTCTCGGCGACGCTGTCCGAGCGCGTCCGCGAGCTTGCCTACGAGCACATGAACGAGCCCGAGTCGGTGCAGATCGAGTCGGACACGATCACCGCCGACCGCGTCCGCCAGACCCTCTACCATGTCGAGAACAACCAGAAGATCGGCCTGCTCATCGGTGTACTGCGCCAGCAGGCGCCCACGCGCACCCTGCTGTTTGTCAACACCAAGCGCGACGCCGACCGGGTGGCCGCCTATCTGATCGGCAACGACATCAAGGCCGCCGTCATCTCCGGCGACATCCCGCAGAACAAGCGCGAGCAGCTGCTGGAGAAATTCCAGGGGGGCGACCTGCCGATCCTCGTCGCCACCGATGTGGCCGCGCGCGGGCTGCATATCCCCGAGGTCAGTCACGTCATCAACTACGACCTGCCCCAGGATGCCGAGGATTATGTGCACCGCATCGGGCGTACGGCCCGGGCCGGCGCCGCCGGTGATGCGATCAGCTTCGCCTGCGAGACCTACGTCTATTCGCTGCCCGACATCGAGCGCTACATCGATCAGAAGATCCCGGCGGAAATGGCGCCCGCCGAGCTGATCGTCGACGACCTCAAGCCCGCGGCGCGCATGAACAACCGCCGCAGTGGCAACAGCCGGCGCAGCGGCGGCAACCGCCGCCAGAGCGGGTCATCCGCGGGCGGCGGCGATCAGTCGTAG
- the grxD gene encoding Grx4 family monothiol glutaredoxin produces MSDVQESIREQVEGNPVILYMKGSPQFPQCGFSMRAAQALAGCGVEFAYVNVLEDEGIRQGIKEYGNWPTIPQLYVNGELLGGCDIIMEMHESGELQEAVKAATPDA; encoded by the coding sequence ATGAGCGACGTACAGGAAAGCATCCGCGAGCAGGTCGAAGGCAATCCGGTGATTCTCTACATGAAAGGCTCACCGCAGTTCCCGCAGTGCGGGTTCTCGATGCGCGCCGCCCAGGCCCTGGCGGGCTGCGGTGTGGAGTTCGCCTATGTCAACGTGCTCGAGGACGAAGGCATCCGTCAGGGCATCAAGGAATACGGCAACTGGCCGACCATCCCGCAGCTGTATGTGAACGGCGAGCTGCTCGGTGGCTGTGACATCATCATGGAGATGCACGAGTCCGGCGAGCTGCAGGAGGCGGTCAAGGCCGCCACGCCCGACGCTTAG
- the rnt gene encoding ribonuclease T codes for MNARPINQRFRGFLPVVVDIETGGVNAATDAMLQIAAVIVKMDDAGRLYNGETFTTHVEAFEGAHLDPKSLEFNGIDPDHPLRMAVPEDEALRYVFQPVREAIRANDCSRAVLVGHNAWFDLGFLNAAVKRCGIKRNPFHPFSCFDTATLSGLAYGQTVLARGIAAAGIHWDAREAHSAIYDAEKTAELFCTIVNRWDAAHGHPLDAPGA; via the coding sequence ATGAACGCCCGCCCCATCAACCAGCGATTCCGCGGCTTTCTGCCCGTGGTCGTCGACATCGAAACCGGCGGCGTCAATGCCGCCACAGACGCCATGCTGCAGATCGCCGCGGTGATCGTGAAAATGGACGACGCCGGCCGGCTTTATAACGGCGAGACCTTCACCACCCACGTCGAGGCCTTCGAAGGTGCCCACCTCGACCCGAAGTCGCTGGAATTCAACGGGATCGACCCCGACCACCCGCTGCGCATGGCGGTGCCCGAGGACGAGGCCCTACGCTATGTCTTTCAGCCCGTGCGTGAGGCGATCCGCGCCAACGACTGCAGCCGTGCCGTGCTGGTGGGACATAACGCCTGGTTTGATCTGGGGTTTCTGAACGCGGCGGTGAAGCGGTGCGGCATCAAGCGCAATCCGTTTCACCCATTCTCGTGCTTTGACACCGCCACGCTGTCCGGGCTTGCCTACGGCCAGACGGTACTGGCGCGGGGCATTGCGGCGGCGGGGATTCACTGGGACGCCCGTGAGGCCCACTCGGCGATCTACGATGCCGAGAAGACCGCCGAGCTGTTCTGCACCATCGTCAATCGCTGGGATGCCGCCCACGGGCATCCCCTCGACGCACCCGGCGCCTAA
- the pyrC gene encoding dihydroorotase yields METLTITRPDDWHLHLRDGAALADVVHWSAARFGRAIIMPNLTPPLTTTDAVAAYRERILAARPAGSRFEPLMTLYLTDNTPAREIERAAATGFIHAVKLYPAGATTNSDSGVTDLRRCDEALAAIAEHDLTLCLHGEVTHPETDIFDREAVFLDERLAPLLDRHRHLRVVLEHLTTATAVDFVRQGPERLGATITPQHLLMNRNDLLAGGIRPHHYCLPILKRERDRAALLEAATSGHPRFFLGTDSAPHAQSAKENACGCAGVFTAPLAIELYAEAFEQAGALDRLEGFASHFGADFYGLPRATDTLTLTRQARRLPDTLPYGDARIVPLRAGGTIDWSLASDPQTESA; encoded by the coding sequence ATGGAAACGCTGACCATCACCCGACCCGACGACTGGCACCTGCACCTGCGCGACGGCGCTGCGCTGGCGGATGTCGTGCACTGGAGCGCGGCGCGCTTTGGCCGCGCCATCATCATGCCCAACCTGACACCGCCGCTGACCACCACCGACGCGGTCGCCGCCTATCGCGAGCGGATCCTTGCGGCCCGCCCCGCGGGAAGCCGGTTCGAGCCACTGATGACGCTGTATCTGACCGACAACACGCCGGCGCGCGAGATCGAGCGCGCGGCGGCCACCGGGTTCATCCACGCGGTCAAGCTCTACCCCGCTGGGGCGACCACCAACAGCGACTCGGGCGTGACCGATCTGCGCCGCTGCGACGAGGCGCTCGCCGCCATCGCCGAGCACGACCTCACGCTCTGCCTGCATGGCGAAGTCACCCATCCCGAAACGGATATCTTTGATCGTGAGGCGGTTTTCCTCGACGAGCGCCTTGCGCCCCTGCTCGACCGCCACCGCCACCTGCGCGTCGTGCTCGAGCATCTCACCACGGCGACCGCGGTGGATTTCGTGCGCCAGGGGCCCGAACGGCTCGGCGCCACCATCACCCCGCAGCACCTGCTGATGAACCGCAATGATCTGCTCGCCGGCGGGATCCGTCCCCACCACTACTGCCTGCCGATCCTCAAGCGCGAGAGGGATCGCGCCGCCCTGCTCGAGGCCGCCACCAGTGGGCATCCGCGATTCTTCCTCGGCACCGACAGCGCGCCCCATGCCCAGTCGGCCAAGGAAAACGCCTGCGGCTGCGCCGGCGTCTTCACCGCCCCGCTCGCCATCGAACTCTATGCCGAGGCCTTCGAGCAGGCCGGTGCGCTGGATCGGCTGGAGGGCTTTGCCAGCCATTTCGGCGCCGACTTCTACGGCCTGCCGCGTGCCACTGACACCCTGACACTGACTCGGCAGGCACGCCGCCTGCCGGATACCCTGCCCTATGGCGACGCACGCATCGTACCGCTGCGCGCCGGTGGCACCATTGACTGGTCGCTGGCCAGCGACCCGCAGACGGAGTCCGCATGA